From Arcticibacter tournemirensis, one genomic window encodes:
- the rfbA gene encoding glucose-1-phosphate thymidylyltransferase RfbA, which produces MKGIILAGGSGTRLHPLTLATSKQMMPVYDKPMIYYPLSILMLAGIKEILIISTPHDLPNFEKLLGDGSRLGCKFSYAVQEQPNGLAQAFVIGEEFIGSDSVALILGDNIFYGDGLSHLLQELKEPEGGVVFAYQVSDPERYGVVEFDQDNKVISIEEKPSQPRSHYAVPGLYFYDNSVVEIAKNIKASPRGEYEITDINKVYLEKGRLKVGVLSRGTAWLDTGTFNSLMQAGQFVQVIEERQGLKIGCIEEVAYRMGFIGQAQLREIAAPLVKSGYGQYLMGLA; this is translated from the coding sequence ATGAAAGGTATAATACTTGCGGGCGGATCGGGAACTCGATTGCACCCGCTTACATTAGCAACCAGTAAACAGATGATGCCGGTTTATGATAAACCAATGATCTATTATCCTTTGTCTATTTTGATGCTGGCTGGAATAAAGGAAATATTAATTATATCGACGCCTCACGATCTGCCGAATTTTGAGAAGTTGCTTGGGGACGGATCAAGGTTAGGATGTAAGTTTTCTTACGCCGTTCAAGAACAGCCTAACGGACTTGCACAGGCTTTTGTAATCGGTGAAGAGTTCATTGGCAGTGATAGTGTCGCTCTAATACTAGGGGATAATATTTTTTATGGCGATGGCTTATCTCATCTGCTACAAGAGTTAAAAGAACCAGAGGGCGGAGTTGTATTTGCCTACCAGGTTTCGGACCCCGAGCGCTATGGGGTTGTTGAATTTGACCAGGATAACAAAGTGATTTCAATTGAAGAAAAGCCATCACAACCCAGATCTCATTATGCTGTTCCCGGTCTTTATTTCTACGACAACTCTGTTGTAGAAATTGCAAAAAATATTAAAGCTTCTCCGCGTGGCGAGTATGAGATAACAGATATCAATAAAGTGTATCTGGAAAAAGGCAGACTAAAGGTGGGAGTATTAAGTCGCGGTACTGCCTGGTTGGATACCGGTACTTTTAATTCTTTAATGCAGGCCGGTCAATTTGTTCAGGTCATTGAAGAGAGGCAAGGATTGAAGATCGGATGTATTGAAGAGGTCGCTTATCGAATGGGATTTATCGGACAAGCGCAACTGAGAGAAATCGCAGCACCGTTAGTAAAAAGCGGTTACGGACAATATCTAATGGGACTAGCTTAA
- the rfbD gene encoding dTDP-4-dehydrorhamnose reductase, producing the protein MSKIVVFGASGQLGSCLKKVAAERYFSDIAFPEESASNILDLPSLEKLYDTEKPQFVINCAAYTAVDKAEEDIETARKINKEGAANLAKLCQLYNSALIHVSTDFVFKGDRPKLLSEDDETDPISVYGQTKLEGELAIAEVTDKYFIIRTSWLYSEYGNNFVKTMQRLGRERDELKVIVDQVGTPTYAIDLADAILNIAFSGNDAYGTYHYSNEGAISWYDFAKSIFEVSEIDTKVIPIPTSEYITKARRPAYSVLDKTKIKETFKIEVPYWKDSLISCIHKLNALTNNS; encoded by the coding sequence ATGAGTAAAATTGTTGTTTTTGGAGCGTCAGGGCAGCTAGGCTCCTGTCTTAAAAAAGTAGCTGCCGAACGTTATTTTTCTGACATTGCTTTTCCGGAAGAAAGTGCCTCAAATATTTTAGATCTACCATCTCTTGAAAAACTATATGATACTGAAAAACCTCAGTTTGTAATAAACTGTGCTGCATATACTGCTGTAGATAAGGCTGAAGAAGATATAGAAACTGCTAGAAAGATCAATAAAGAGGGTGCAGCAAATCTAGCAAAGCTATGCCAATTGTATAATTCTGCATTGATCCATGTATCGACGGATTTTGTTTTTAAAGGTGATAGGCCCAAGTTATTAAGTGAAGATGATGAAACTGATCCGATTAGCGTTTATGGACAAACAAAGCTCGAAGGTGAATTAGCTATTGCAGAGGTAACAGATAAATACTTTATAATCCGTACTAGTTGGTTATACTCTGAGTATGGCAATAACTTTGTTAAAACCATGCAACGATTAGGGCGGGAACGTGATGAGCTAAAAGTGATAGTGGATCAGGTTGGTACGCCCACCTATGCGATTGATCTGGCTGACGCAATTTTGAATATCGCTTTCTCCGGCAATGATGCATATGGGACTTACCACTATAGCAATGAAGGTGCGATTTCATGGTATGATTTTGCAAAGTCAATTTTTGAGGTCAGTGAAATAGATACAAAAGTGATTCCTATACCAACTTCAGAGTATATCACAAAAGCCCGGAGACCAGCATATTCCGTATTGGATAAAACCAAAATTAAAGAGACTTTTAAAATAGAGGTTCCATATTGGAAAGATAGTTTGATATCATGTATTCATAAACTAAATGCTTTAACTAATAATTCATAG
- a CDS encoding glycoside hydrolase family 5 protein, translating into MKIIFYLLSLNHRGIRMSRTCTLQVGIILALMLSQSSVSFAQSTIYQTDFDELSDRVEWTNNPNASWVREDVKGGTCLRVTNAGMVTKAIDLRKYAGMKVAFRCLVKSENVSTPNQTYLGVKFMLHYKSGDKDFWKNQDNIWGTFDWKYVFFSLIIPENISDSKLYLGLQGSTGKAWFDNISVNIIKEPTARQIRDLGVNKSRTKYRGVMSPVKFHEKDLQILAGWNVNLIRWQLTGNKPVLGNNPKDSIIYNNWLDQKLNDLDKVTSVCKKYGIKVIVDLHSVPGGRGSDGVNRMFYDHSFNKRFIETWKYIAIRYKKNAAILGYDLVNEPMQDTLPPKGLDYYTTQKAAAQEIRKIDRYKKIFIETEDGASPTDFNFLKPMPLSNIVYEVHMYHPLAYTHQGVLYEKTGIEYPGLVSDHYYDKSSLRRILQPVRDFQLAYKVQIFVGEFSAVRWAPGSARYINDCIEIFEEYGWDWTYHAYREWHGWDVEYADSSRQMIKPSYNTSRKKVLLKWFEKNERGI; encoded by the coding sequence ATGAAGATTATTTTTTATCTATTATCCCTAAATCATAGAGGTATCAGAATGTCCAGAACATGCACATTGCAAGTAGGAATAATTCTAGCTCTTATGCTCTCGCAAAGCTCTGTCTCCTTTGCGCAATCAACTATTTACCAGACTGATTTTGATGAATTAAGTGATAGGGTAGAATGGACAAACAATCCAAATGCTTCGTGGGTGCGTGAGGATGTAAAGGGTGGTACCTGTTTAAGGGTGACGAACGCTGGAATGGTTACTAAGGCAATTGACCTTAGAAAATACGCAGGAATGAAAGTCGCTTTTCGTTGTCTAGTTAAATCTGAGAATGTCTCAACCCCCAATCAGACTTATTTAGGAGTAAAATTTATGCTCCATTACAAATCCGGGGACAAAGATTTTTGGAAGAATCAAGATAATATATGGGGAACCTTTGACTGGAAGTACGTTTTCTTCTCTTTAATAATTCCTGAGAATATTTCAGATAGCAAGTTATATCTTGGCCTACAAGGAAGTACAGGAAAGGCTTGGTTTGACAATATTTCTGTTAACATAATCAAGGAGCCGACGGCCCGGCAGATAAGAGATTTAGGCGTTAATAAGAGTCGAACTAAGTATAGGGGAGTAATGTCGCCGGTAAAATTTCATGAGAAAGACCTTCAGATATTGGCAGGCTGGAATGTTAACCTAATACGATGGCAATTGACCGGTAACAAACCTGTTTTAGGAAACAACCCCAAAGATTCAATTATTTATAATAATTGGCTGGATCAAAAGCTAAACGATCTAGATAAAGTTACTAGTGTCTGTAAGAAATATGGAATTAAGGTAATTGTAGATCTGCACTCTGTACCTGGCGGTAGAGGTAGCGACGGTGTAAACAGGATGTTCTATGATCACTCCTTTAATAAACGCTTCATTGAAACCTGGAAATATATCGCGATCAGGTATAAGAAGAATGCAGCTATACTGGGTTATGATTTGGTTAATGAGCCAATGCAGGACACTTTACCTCCTAAAGGCCTAGATTATTATACAACACAAAAAGCTGCAGCACAAGAGATAAGAAAAATAGACAGGTACAAAAAAATTTTTATTGAAACGGAAGACGGTGCTTCGCCGACGGACTTTAATTTTTTGAAACCCATGCCTCTTTCAAACATAGTATATGAGGTACACATGTATCACCCGTTGGCATATACACATCAGGGCGTTTTATATGAAAAGACTGGCATAGAGTATCCTGGACTTGTTTCTGACCACTATTACGATAAGAGTAGTTTGAGGCGAATTTTACAACCTGTGCGCGATTTTCAGCTTGCCTATAAGGTGCAAATTTTTGTAGGGGAGTTTAGTGCTGTTAGATGGGCGCCCGGCAGTGCTAGATACATTAATGATTGTATTGAGATTTTTGAAGAATATGGATGGGACTGGACTTATCATGCGTACAGGGAGTGGCATGGATGGGATGTTGAATATGCAGACTCATCTCGACAAATGATAAAGCCATCATATAATACATCTAGAAAGAAAGTGTTATTGAAGTGGTTTGAAAAAAATGAAAGAGGCATTTAA
- the rfbC gene encoding dTDP-4-dehydrorhamnose 3,5-epimerase has protein sequence MEIIKTPIDGCFVIKPAVFPDPRGYFFESFNEQRFNEKSKLNIHFVQDNQSMSSYGVLRGLHFQKGEHAQAKLVRVLKGEVLDVAVDLRQGSATYGQYYSVLLSEENKLQFFVPRGFAHGFVVLSKHAEFFYKCDNYYNKGSEGGLHYADPSLNIDWKIPFEELLVSDKDKELPVLEGL, from the coding sequence ATGGAAATTATCAAAACCCCTATTGATGGTTGCTTCGTTATTAAGCCTGCAGTGTTCCCCGATCCAAGAGGATACTTCTTTGAAAGTTTTAACGAACAACGGTTTAATGAAAAATCAAAACTGAATATTCATTTTGTTCAGGATAACCAGTCCATGTCGTCTTATGGCGTATTAAGAGGACTGCATTTCCAGAAAGGCGAGCATGCTCAAGCAAAATTGGTAAGAGTACTAAAAGGAGAGGTGCTGGATGTCGCTGTAGATCTTCGACAAGGTTCCGCGACTTATGGACAGTATTACAGTGTACTGTTAAGTGAAGAAAATAAATTACAATTCTTTGTACCCAGGGGATTTGCACATGGATTTGTAGTGCTTTCGAAGCATGCAGAGTTTTTTTATAAATGTGATAACTATTATAATAAAGGATCAGAAGGAGGATTACATTATGCAGATCCTTCATTAAATATAGACTGGAAAATTCCTTTTGAAGAGTTATTGGTATCTGATAAAGATAAAGAGTTACCCGTACTAGAGGGTCTTTGA
- the rfbB gene encoding dTDP-glucose 4,6-dehydratase → MALKILITGGAGFIGSHVVRRFVKNYPDYLIVNLDKLTYAGNLANLIDIENSSNYRFIKGDIVDSSFIDKLFEDERFDAVVHLAAESHVDRSIVSPLDFVMTNVVGTVNLLNAARKYWKSNYENKRFYHVSTDEVYGTLGEDGMFTEDTAYDPHSPYSASKASSDHFVRAYADTYGMNTVISNCSNNYGSFHFPEKLIPLAINNIKNNKPVPVYGKGENIRDWLWVEDHARAIDVIFHNAKSGETYNVGGHNEWKNIDLIRLLCNIMDQKLGREPGSSEKLISFVTDRAGHDLRYAIDSTKLQRELGWTPSLQFEEGLEKTVDWYLANEEWLENVTSGNYQKYYEDQYATR, encoded by the coding sequence ATGGCGCTAAAAATTCTAATTACCGGTGGAGCGGGCTTTATCGGATCTCATGTGGTAAGACGTTTTGTAAAAAACTACCCCGATTACTTAATAGTTAACTTAGATAAGTTAACTTATGCAGGCAACTTAGCAAACTTAATTGATATTGAGAACTCGTCAAATTATCGGTTTATAAAAGGCGATATAGTTGACTCGAGCTTTATTGACAAGCTATTTGAGGATGAACGATTCGACGCTGTAGTTCATTTGGCAGCGGAAAGTCATGTAGATCGTTCCATTGTGAGCCCTCTTGATTTTGTAATGACCAATGTCGTCGGTACGGTCAATCTGTTAAATGCAGCACGTAAGTATTGGAAAAGTAATTATGAAAATAAGCGATTTTATCATGTTTCTACAGACGAAGTTTATGGAACATTAGGTGAAGATGGCATGTTCACAGAAGATACTGCTTATGATCCTCACAGCCCTTATTCCGCCTCGAAAGCGAGCTCTGACCACTTCGTAAGGGCATATGCAGATACTTATGGGATGAATACGGTTATTTCTAATTGCTCTAATAATTATGGTTCGTTTCACTTCCCTGAGAAGTTAATTCCTTTAGCTATAAATAACATCAAGAATAATAAGCCAGTTCCCGTTTATGGGAAAGGCGAGAATATCCGCGACTGGTTGTGGGTGGAGGATCACGCACGTGCTATCGACGTGATATTTCATAATGCAAAATCAGGCGAAACCTATAATGTCGGTGGACATAATGAATGGAAAAACATTGATCTCATTCGTTTGCTTTGCAATATTATGGATCAAAAATTAGGAAGAGAACCCGGATCGTCAGAAAAGCTTATTTCCTTTGTTACAGATAGGGCGGGACATGACCTTCGGTATGCTATTGATTCAACTAAACTTCAGAGGGAATTGGGATGGACGCCAAGTTTACAATTTGAAGAAGGATTGGAGAAAACAGTAGACTGGTATTTGGCTAATGAGGAATGGCTTGAAAATGTCACCTCCGGTAACTATCAAAAGTACTACGAAGATCAGTATGCTACTCGTTAG